The nucleotide sequence GGGAAAAGTGGATAAGGGCTGGCATACATGGTGAAGAAATTATTGGTGGAACAGGGATCGATCATTTACGTTGGCATAAACCTGTCTATCCAAATGACACTCTATATACAGAAGTTAAGGTTTCACAAACAAAAGTATCTTCAAGAGGCAGCAAAGGAACTGTAACTTTTGAGTTTATCATCTACAAACAAAATAATGACATTACAACAACATTTGAGGTTAATGTTATCTTAAAAGCAAAGAATGGTAGTGAAAAATAGTAACAAATTATTGTAGTTAAAACGTTGAATATTAAGTGCCTTTTGCATTCAAATGTGTGAAAGGACTAATTATTGGGTACAGTATTACCAATCAATTGATGAAGGAGTGTTTTATTTTAATGGCACAAACAATTTATGAGAAAATTGGTGGAGAAGAAGCGGTTGCAAAAGTAGTGGACTATTTCTATAATGAGTTGGTTTTGAAGGACCCGTCAGTAAATCACTTTTTTGAAAATACAGACATGGAAAAGCAGCGTCAGCACCAAACAAAGTTTATTAGCTTTGCGTTAG is from Bacillus tianshenii and encodes:
- a CDS encoding MaoC/PaaZ C-terminal domain-containing protein; amino-acid sequence: MYIEELEVGQVFKLEPVTVSEEEVFSFAEKYDPQPIHIDREFANNSVFKGVIASGFQTVALVWEKWIRAGIHGEEIIGGTGIDHLRWHKPVYPNDTLYTEVKVSQTKVSSRGSKGTVTFEFIIYKQNNDITTTFEVNVILKAKNGSEK